In one window of Clarias gariepinus isolate MV-2021 ecotype Netherlands chromosome 10, CGAR_prim_01v2, whole genome shotgun sequence DNA:
- the LOC128531376 gene encoding uncharacterized protein LOC128531376, protein MSCLSPTSTEEPPDLTHVPSEYHNLKMVRGRHGETPEGGTERHQREARRDTRGRHGETPEGGTERHQREARRDTRGRHGETPEGGTERHQREARRDTRGRHGETPEGGTERHQREARRDTRGRHGETPEGGTERHQREARRDTRGRHGETPEGGTERHQREARRDTRGRHGETPEGGTERHQREARRDTRGRHGETPEGGTERHQREARRDTRGRHGETPEGGTERHQREARRDTRGRHGETPEGGTERHQREARRDTRGRHGETPEGGTERHQREARRDARGRHGETPEGGTERHQREARRDTRGRHGETPEGGTERRQREARRDTRGRHGETPEGGTERHQREARRDTRGRHGETPEGGTERHQREARRDARGRHGETPEGGTERRQREARRDARGRHGETPEGGTERRQREARRDTRGRHGETPEGGTERHQREARRDTRGRHGETPEGGTERHQREARRDTRGRQDEG, encoded by the coding sequence AGGGAGGCACGGAGAGACACCAGAGGGAGGCACGGAGAGACACCAGAGGGAGGCACGGAGAGACACCAGAGGGAGGCACGGAGAGACACCAGAGGGAGGCACGGAGAGACACCAGAGGGAGGCACGGAGAGACACCAGAGGGAGGCACGGAGAGACACCAGAGGGAGGCACGGAGAGACACCAGAGGGAGGCACGGAGAGACACCAGAGGGAGGCACGGAGAGACACCAGAGGGAGGCACGGAGAGACACCAGAGGGAGGCACGGAGAGACACCAGAGGGAGGCACGGAGAGACACCAGAGGGAGGCACGGAGAGACACCAGAGGGAGGCACGGAGAGACACCAGAGGGAGGCACGGAGAGACACCAGAGGGAGGCACGGAGAGACACCAGAGGGAGGCACGGAGAGACACCAGAGGGAGGCACGGAGAGACACCAGAGGGAGGCACGGAGAGACACCAGAGGGAGGCACGGAGAGACACCAGAGGGAGGCACGGAGAGACACCAGAGGGAGGCACGGAGAGACACCAGAGGGAGGCACGGAGAGACACCAGAGGGAGGCACGGAGAGACACCAGAGGGAGGCACGGAGAGACACCAGAGGGAGGCACGGAGAGACACCAGAGGGAGGCACGGAGAGACACCAGAGGGAGGCACGGAGAGACACCAGAGGGAGGCACGGAGAGACACCAGAGGGAGGCACGGAGAGACGCCAGAGGGAGGCACGGAGAGACACCAGAGGGAGGCACGGAGAGACGCCAGAGGGAGGCACGGAGAGACACCAGAGGGAGGCACGGAGAGACACCAGAGGGAGGCACGGAGAGACACCAGAGGGAGGCACGGAGAGACGCCAGAGGGAGGCACGGAGAGACGCCAGAGGGAGGCACGGAGAGACACCAGAGGGAGGCACGGAGAGACACCAGAGGGAGGCACGGAGAGACACCAGAGGGAGGCACGGAGAGACACCAGAGGGAGGCACGGAGAGACACCAGAGGGAGGCACGGAGAGACACCAGAGGGAGGCACGGAGAGACGCCAGAGGGAGGCACGGAGAGACGCCAGAGGGAGGCACGGAGAGACGCCAGAGGGAGGCACGGAGAGACGCCAGAGGGAGGCACGGAGAGACGCCAGAGGGAGGCACGGAGAGACGCCAGAGGGAGGCACGGAGAGACACCAGAGGGAGGCACGGAGAGACACCAGAGGGAGGCACGGAGAGACACCAGAGGGAGGCACGGAGAGACACCAGAGGGAGGCACGGAGAGACACCAGAGGGAGGCACGGAGAGACACCAGAGGGAGGCACGGAGAGACACCAGAGGGAGacaggacgagggctaa